The Prunus persica cultivar Lovell chromosome G8, Prunus_persica_NCBIv2, whole genome shotgun sequence genome includes a region encoding these proteins:
- the LOC18767237 gene encoding uncharacterized protein LOC18767237, with the protein MENYSYSSYPESGDSSPRSREIDFENPPPWDVEQANSQSQNYKVKFMCSYGGKILPRPHDNQLCYVGGETKILAVDRSTKFAALVSKLSSLSETDVSFKYQLPGEDLDALISVTNDDDLEHMMHEYDRVYRTSARPVRMRLFLFNASPDGGFGSDGGRSDRDRFVEALNSSPAQGPDSNSKPPVQNNVDFLFGLEKGGVAAVVPPPPPAVPAVPEHVAPPPEFQVRSSHGDRVIGSDPVEFQRHLQRLQIAEQDHQQAMYRRQVDENLVGGYGGGAGDYYVQKLPEKAPPVTAPPPPGYWAEKQVPSVGFPGTAAPEQPMYMITATTGGGAMYHAPPPMVRPVTGPPGQGYYHMQPRMGSEVYRDQPVYNVVPQQQQQQQQQSTLPPQPQPSTLPPQPQPSTLPPQPPKYVATYAEASPYTQMAYDSVTGRQVYYTAPGGGVMQPPQQQQAYQAVGPPAVGGELRVAGGLSQEGKVVGSKLPQTSV; encoded by the coding sequence ATGGAGAACTACTCCTACAGCTCCTACCCGGAATCCGGCGACTCGTCCCCTCGCTCCCGCGAGATCGATTTCGAGAACCCTCCGCCATGGGACGTCGAACAAGCCAATTCGCAGTCCCAGAACTACAAAGTCAAGTTCATGTGCAGCTATGGCGGCAAGATCCTCCCCCGCCCGCACGACAACCAGCTCTGCTACGTTGGCGGTGAGACTAAGATCCTCGCCGTTGATCGCAGCACCAAGTTCGCCGCTCTCGTCTCCAAGCTCTCCTCCCTCTCCGAAACCGACGTGTCGTTCAAGTACCAGCTCCCCGGCGAAGACCTCGACGCCCTGATCTCTGTCACCAACGACGACGACTTGGAGCACATGATGCACGAGTACGATCGGGTCTACCGGACTTCCGCTAGGCCCGTCCGCATGAGATTGTTCCTCTTTAACGCCAGCCCCGACGGCGGATTCGGGTCGGATGGTGGAAGATCCGATAGGGATCGGTTCGTTGAAGCTCTAAATTCCAGTCCCGCCCAGGGACCCGACTCGAATTCCAAGCCTCCTGTCCAAAATAACGTCGACTTTCTCTTCGGTTTGGAAAAGGGAGGCGTCGCTGCCGTCGTGCCGCCTCCTCCCCCCGCGGTGCCTGCGGTACCGGAACACGTGGCGCCGCCACCAGAATTCCAGGTGAGGTCGAGTCACGGTGACCGGGTGATCGGGTCGGATCCGGTGGAGTTCCAGAGGCATTTGCAGAGGCTACAAATTGCAGAGCAAGATCATCAGCAGGCCATGTATCGGAGACAGGTTGACGAGAATCTCGTCGGAGGGTACGGCGGCGGTGCCGGAGATTATTACGTACAGAAACTTCCAGAGAAGGCGCCTCCGGTGACGGCGCCGCCGCCGCCGGGGTACTGGGCGGAGAAGCAGGTCCCCAGTGTGGGGTTTCCAGGGACGGCCGCACCTGAACAGCCGATGTACATGATCACAGCCACCACCGGAGGCGGCGCTATGTATCACGCGCCGCCGCCAATGGTACGACCGGTGACCGGCCCGCCCGGTCAAGGATACTACCACATGCAGCCGCGGATGGGGTCTGAAGTTTACCGGGATCAGCCGGTGTACAATGTGGTAccacagcagcagcagcagcagcagcagcaaagtACTCTGCCACCGCAGCCGCAGCCAAGTACTCTGCCTCCGCAGCCTCAGCCAAGTACTCTGCCTCCGCAGCCCCCAAAATATGTGGCGACGTACGCCGAGGCGTCGCCGTATACTCAGATGGCGTACGATAGCGTGACGGGGAGGCAGGTGTACTATACTGCGCCAGGAGGTGGGGTTATGCAGCCACCGCAGCAGCAGCAGGCGTACCAAGCTGTGGGTCCCCCGGCAGTTGGCGGTGAATTGCGAGTGGCTGGCGGGTTGAGTCAAGAGGGTAAGGTGGTGGGTTCAAAGCTTCCACAGACTTCGGTgtga